Proteins encoded by one window of Archaeoglobus veneficus SNP6:
- a CDS encoding type II toxin-antitoxin system HicB family antitoxin, producing the protein MKFKVILEEGEDGYYVVTVPSLPGCISQGRTREEALKNIKEAIELYLEVLQEKELEKMQKAEVVEVVV; encoded by the coding sequence ATGAAATTCAAGGTTATCCTAGAAGAGGGGGAAGACGGTTATTACGTTGTCACCGTTCCTTCTCTTCCAGGATGCATCTCACAGGGTAGAACCAGAGAAGAGGCTCTGAAGAACATAAAAGAGGCTATAGAACTCTATCTTGAAGTTCTTCAGGAGAAAGAGCTTGAAAAGATGCAGAAGGCCGAAGTTGTGGAAGTGGTTGTTTGA
- a CDS encoding valine--tRNA ligase encodes MEIEKEYRAKEVEEKWVRQWKDEMYYFDWNSEKPHYIIDTPPPYPTGSFHIGNTLNWCYIDFIARYKRMKGYEVMFPQGWDCHGLPTEVKVEEMHGISKNDVPREEFRRLCVEFTEKNIEKMRSAMRRLGFSIDWSKEYITMYPEYYTKTQVSFVRMYNQGLIYKGYHPVIFCPRCETTIALAEIEYKSGTTKLNYIRFGDGEDSVVIATTRPELIPACVAIAVHPDDERYRHLIGKKVRVPVGGHEVEVIADEDVDMEYGTGIVMICTFGDRQDVKWWKKHNLELRMVLDRTGRLNEKAGKYAGLTTKEAREKIIEDLKAEGRLIKQEDVEQNVGVCWRCKTPVEIIAEEQWFVKIDKERILKEARKIKWFPEHMLSRLEGWVEGMEWDWVISRQRIFATPIPVWYCKNCGAIVVAKEEWLPVDPTKDAPKEPCPQCGSTEFEGEDDVLDTWMDSSITPLAITGWPYDWKEYPTHLRPQGHDIIRTWAFYTILRSLALANKIPWYEIVINGMVLGEDGRKMSKSLGNIISPEEVLEKYGADALRQWAATGVVGSDVIFTWKEVIAASRFQQKFWSILRFTMSHIKDYTPSEDDEKLLRIADRWILSKLNRLIKDVDEHMENYRFNEALKAIRSFTWYEYADNYLEIVKNRLYSGSDEEKRAAKFVLYNAMDALIRLLAPITPFIAEECWNIFKGNGSVHLQSYPQADKAFIDSEAEKRGDLMRDIVAEVRRLKHDRGMALNAPLKFIKIYSPIEVDARDIGGALNAKVEILSEAPEISVRIKALKPKYGILGPMFRDKVKKIVEAVNALNEEDKDRLLKEGLEIDIDGEVIKLERDWFEAEIEKVVSGKEVDVLEVGGAVVVVEI; translated from the coding sequence ATGGAAATCGAAAAGGAGTACAGAGCCAAGGAAGTTGAGGAAAAGTGGGTAAGGCAGTGGAAGGACGAGATGTACTACTTCGACTGGAACTCTGAGAAGCCCCATTATATAATTGATACACCTCCCCCATACCCCACTGGTTCATTCCACATAGGAAATACCCTTAACTGGTGCTATATCGATTTCATTGCGAGATACAAGAGAATGAAGGGCTACGAGGTGATGTTCCCCCAGGGCTGGGACTGCCATGGATTGCCAACTGAAGTTAAGGTTGAGGAAATGCACGGAATAAGCAAAAACGACGTTCCGAGAGAAGAATTCCGCAGGCTCTGTGTTGAATTTACGGAGAAGAACATAGAGAAGATGAGAAGTGCCATGCGCAGGCTTGGCTTCTCCATAGACTGGAGCAAGGAGTACATAACAATGTATCCCGAGTACTACACCAAAACACAGGTTTCTTTTGTCCGCATGTACAACCAGGGGCTCATTTACAAGGGCTACCACCCCGTTATATTCTGCCCTCGCTGCGAAACGACAATTGCCCTCGCCGAAATTGAATACAAGTCCGGCACTACGAAGTTGAACTACATTAGATTTGGAGATGGCGAGGACAGTGTTGTAATCGCAACAACCCGTCCTGAACTTATCCCCGCATGCGTCGCAATAGCTGTGCATCCCGACGACGAGCGCTACAGGCACCTCATTGGGAAGAAGGTTCGCGTGCCTGTTGGCGGGCACGAAGTGGAAGTCATAGCCGATGAAGACGTGGACATGGAGTATGGTACTGGAATAGTGATGATCTGTACTTTCGGTGACAGGCAGGACGTCAAGTGGTGGAAGAAACACAATCTCGAGCTAAGGATGGTTCTCGACAGAACTGGCAGGCTGAACGAGAAAGCCGGAAAATACGCCGGTTTGACGACGAAAGAGGCAAGAGAGAAAATAATCGAAGATCTAAAGGCTGAGGGCAGGTTGATAAAGCAGGAAGACGTTGAGCAGAACGTCGGAGTTTGCTGGCGATGCAAGACGCCAGTTGAGATCATTGCCGAAGAGCAGTGGTTCGTTAAGATAGACAAGGAAAGGATACTGAAAGAGGCAAGGAAAATCAAGTGGTTCCCGGAGCACATGCTTTCCCGCCTTGAGGGATGGGTAGAGGGAATGGAATGGGACTGGGTGATAAGCAGGCAGCGCATCTTCGCAACTCCCATTCCGGTGTGGTACTGCAAGAATTGCGGAGCAATAGTTGTTGCAAAGGAAGAGTGGTTGCCAGTAGACCCCACAAAGGACGCGCCAAAAGAGCCGTGCCCGCAGTGCGGTTCAACTGAATTCGAGGGTGAAGACGATGTCCTCGACACGTGGATGGACTCATCGATAACCCCCCTCGCCATAACTGGCTGGCCCTACGACTGGAAGGAGTATCCCACCCATTTAAGACCGCAAGGTCACGACATAATCAGGACGTGGGCCTTCTACACGATTCTCCGCTCACTGGCCCTTGCAAACAAAATCCCGTGGTATGAAATAGTGATAAACGGGATGGTTTTGGGCGAGGATGGCAGGAAGATGAGCAAGAGCCTTGGAAACATAATATCGCCCGAAGAGGTTCTGGAAAAGTATGGAGCCGACGCTCTGAGGCAGTGGGCCGCTACAGGCGTTGTAGGCAGCGACGTCATATTCACATGGAAAGAAGTCATCGCTGCCTCGCGATTCCAGCAGAAGTTCTGGAGCATCCTTCGCTTTACCATGAGTCACATTAAGGACTACACACCGAGCGAAGATGACGAAAAGCTACTCAGGATTGCTGACAGGTGGATTCTCTCAAAGCTCAACAGACTCATAAAGGATGTCGATGAACACATGGAAAACTATCGCTTCAACGAGGCGTTAAAGGCAATAAGGAGCTTTACATGGTATGAGTATGCGGACAACTACCTTGAAATCGTGAAGAACAGACTCTACTCAGGAAGCGACGAGGAAAAGAGAGCAGCCAAATTCGTTCTCTACAATGCTATGGATGCGCTGATAAGGCTTCTTGCGCCCATTACACCCTTCATAGCCGAGGAGTGCTGGAACATTTTCAAGGGCAACGGCAGCGTTCACCTGCAGAGCTATCCGCAGGCAGATAAGGCGTTCATCGACAGCGAAGCGGAGAAGCGCGGAGACCTAATGAGAGACATAGTCGCGGAGGTTAGAAGACTTAAGCACGACAGGGGTATGGCTTTGAATGCTCCTCTGAAGTTCATCAAAATCTACTCACCCATTGAAGTGGATGCAAGGGACATAGGCGGCGCACTGAACGCTAAGGTCGAAATCCTGAGCGAGGCTCCGGAGATTAGTGTCAGGATCAAAGCTCTAAAGCCGAAGTACGGAATACTCGGCCCGATGTTCAGAGATAAGGTCAAGAAGATAGTCGAAGCAGTTAACGCGCTGAACGAGGAAGACAAGGACAGATTGCTGAAGGAGGGACTGGAGATTGACATTGATGGCGAAGTAATAAAACTCGAGAGAGACTGGTTCGAAGCGGAGATAGAGAAGGTTGTCAGCGGTAAGGAAGTTGACGTTCTTGAAGTTGGAGGTGCAGTAGTCGTAGTCGAAATTTAA
- a CDS encoding multiheme c-type cytochrome — MKSKLLKIFVAAISVLMCVAAAFAWNGVLYDVLGIKHTSAEAYEYAKEPVYQGSEYCKECHPDIYEIWAKSKHHTPSADVDCEVCHGPGQTQKIDKSREFCGSCHAKIPFRPGALGLIDIDSHYSGPECIECHNPHNPWPAKAILYE, encoded by the coding sequence TTGAAGTCAAAACTGTTGAAGATCTTTGTTGCAGCGATTTCAGTTTTAATGTGCGTAGCTGCTGCTTTTGCCTGGAACGGTGTGCTCTACGACGTTCTCGGTATCAAGCACACCAGCGCTGAAGCTTATGAGTACGCAAAGGAACCAGTTTACCAAGGCAGCGAATACTGTAAGGAATGCCATCCGGATATTTATGAAATTTGGGCGAAATCCAAACACCACACACCAAGCGCAGATGTTGATTGCGAAGTCTGCCACGGTCCTGGACAGACACAGAAGATCGACAAATCCCGCGAGTTCTGCGGGAGCTGTCATGCAAAGATTCCTTTCAGACCAGGAGCCTTGGGGCTAATCGACATCGACAGCCACTATTCGGGGCCTGAATGTATTGAGTGCCACAATCCGCACAATCCGTGGCCTGCAAAGGCAATACTCTACGAGTAG
- a CDS encoding metalloregulator ArsR/SmtB family transcription factor: protein MKANIDTVLEALGNESRRRILSLLSKKPCYVSEISYSLKMAPKAVLEHLEKLEKAGIVASFEEGRRRYYYINRNLRIEISITPHRFETVITTGNSSADIEKTVSEVKRLFEGFSFEGKSMSEFCKVLRKIEEVQQNFSRIQGMITSRITEVFEYLLDEIERHIDDEVERVVLLGLTKGANSALEIAEQFGIPYREVESALERLRKKGLVEEVQQNGRSMWVVK, encoded by the coding sequence ATGAAAGCGAATATTGACACAGTACTCGAGGCTCTTGGAAACGAGAGCAGGAGAAGAATACTTAGCCTACTCTCCAAGAAGCCGTGTTACGTTAGCGAGATATCTTACTCCCTCAAGATGGCTCCCAAAGCCGTTCTCGAGCATCTCGAGAAACTCGAAAAGGCAGGGATTGTCGCGAGCTTCGAAGAAGGACGAAGAAGATACTATTACATCAACCGCAATCTGAGAATAGAGATTTCCATCACCCCTCACAGATTCGAGACGGTCATAACGACAGGTAACAGCAGTGCAGACATCGAGAAAACTGTAAGCGAGGTTAAGAGACTGTTCGAGGGATTCAGCTTCGAAGGCAAGTCTATGTCAGAGTTCTGCAAGGTTCTGCGGAAAATTGAGGAGGTTCAGCAGAACTTTTCAAGAATTCAGGGCATGATAACCTCCAGAATAACGGAAGTGTTCGAGTACCTCCTCGACGAAATAGAGAGACACATCGACGACGAGGTGGAAAGAGTCGTGCTGCTGGGCCTCACAAAGGGAGCCAATTCAGCGCTCGAGATTGCGGAGCAGTTTGGTATACCGTACAGGGAGGTCGAGAGTGCCCTTGAGAGGCTCAGAAAGAAAGGTCTCGTCGAGGAGGTTCAGCAGAATGGTAGGAGTATGTGGGTGGTCAAGTAA
- a CDS encoding 4Fe-4S dicluster domain-containing protein yields the protein MNLNRREFIKLGLKAAVVAGGIAAVSASLSPKEKYWGFVVDLTRCIGCGKCVQACRTENKVPEGFYRTWVERYTVTEEGQVLVDSPKMGEEGYTPYPPETDISKIKGGYFVPKLCNQCENAPCVAVCPVGATYMTDDGVVLVDYEKCIGCGYCVSACPYGARYLYPEDGESEYMRGKVDKCTWCYHRVVRGLEPACVYVCPTKARVFGNVLDPNSDVRKYYRLKLKQPRPKTGADPKLYYYTG from the coding sequence ATGAATCTGAATAGAAGAGAATTTATCAAACTCGGTTTGAAAGCTGCAGTAGTTGCCGGAGGTATTGCGGCAGTTTCTGCATCACTATCACCGAAAGAAAAGTACTGGGGCTTTGTTGTAGATTTGACAAGATGTATAGGATGTGGAAAGTGTGTACAGGCCTGCAGAACTGAGAACAAAGTTCCAGAAGGATTTTACAGAACGTGGGTTGAAAGATATACTGTGACCGAAGAGGGGCAGGTACTTGTCGATTCTCCAAAGATGGGGGAAGAGGGTTACACACCATACCCACCCGAAACAGACATTTCAAAAATAAAAGGCGGATACTTCGTTCCAAAGCTCTGTAACCAGTGCGAAAATGCACCATGCGTCGCTGTTTGCCCTGTTGGTGCAACCTACATGACCGATGACGGCGTGGTGCTCGTTGACTATGAGAAGTGTATAGGATGCGGCTACTGCGTATCAGCATGTCCTTATGGGGCAAGGTACCTCTACCCAGAAGATGGAGAGAGCGAGTACATGCGGGGCAAGGTTGACAAGTGTACGTGGTGCTACCACCGCGTGGTCAGGGGACTTGAACCGGCCTGCGTGTATGTCTGTCCGACGAAAGCGAGAGTCTTTGGAAATGTTCTTGACCCGAACAGCGATGTAAGGAAGTACTACAGGCTGAAGCTCAAACAGCCTCGCCCGAAGACGGGAGCAGATCCAAAGCTGTACTACTACACCGGATAA
- a CDS encoding cytochrome c3 family protein → MRATIFLITLILIFATATTLCIQTEEVKEKSSEFVVPTPAPQETPEVQSTAAKAEPIDGNCLACHYNAKRQYIPQVEKISGHLDASEYCIYCHVKNAPELTPEQLFQEVHKLHTSKYSDCDKCHKTYTKEELACGNCHAGDPFKPSYGNVFEIHSPRNVGCMECHGDDFARIHIDRKPFPAYFSFPE, encoded by the coding sequence ATGAGAGCAACTATTTTTTTAATTACTCTTATCCTAATTTTCGCCACTGCTACAACGCTATGTATTCAGACGGAAGAGGTTAAGGAAAAATCCAGCGAGTTTGTCGTTCCCACGCCAGCCCCGCAGGAAACGCCGGAAGTACAGAGTACAGCAGCCAAAGCAGAGCCCATAGATGGAAACTGTCTTGCATGCCACTACAATGCCAAGAGACAGTACATTCCACAGGTTGAGAAGATTTCCGGCCACCTCGACGCCAGTGAGTACTGCATATATTGCCATGTAAAGAATGCACCAGAGCTAACGCCCGAACAGCTTTTCCAGGAGGTGCACAAGCTTCACACGTCAAAATATAGCGACTGCGACAAGTGTCACAAGACATACACCAAAGAAGAGCTTGCCTGTGGGAACTGTCATGCAGGCGATCCATTTAAACCGAGCTACGGTAATGTCTTTGAAATACACTCTCCGAGAAACGTTGGATGCATGGAGTGCCACGGTGACGATTTTGCCAGAATACACATTGACAGAAAACCGTTCCCCGCCTATTTTTCATTCCCTGAGTAG
- a CDS encoding CDC48 family AAA ATPase, which yields MGKKSDEVTLRVAEAYYRDVGRGIARIDPEIMEKLGLQSGDVVEIIGKSTVPAIVWPGYPDDRGKGIIRIDGSLRNNAGVSIDDKVRVRKVEAKPAEKVVIAPTEPIRLMGGEAYLLRLLEGRPVTRGQKIRVELFGHTLTFVVTSTKPAGVVIVSRSTTIELKDRPVEEVTRAVPNVTYEDIGGLKRELRLVREMIELPLKHPELFQRLGIDPPKGVLLYGPPGTGKTLIAKAVANEVNAHFISISGPEIMSKYYGESEQRLREIFEEAKENAPSIIFIDEIDSIAPKREEVTGEVERRVVAQLLALMDGLEARGDVIVIAATNRPDALDPALRRPGRFDREIEIGVPDREGRKEILEIHTRGMPLAEDVNLDELADHTIGFVGADLEALCKEAAMHALRKRMEKGEIDIEAEEIPEEVLENLKVTREDFLEALRNIEPSAMREVLVEVPKIRWEDIGGLEHAKQELKEAVEWPLKYPEVFETVDIKPPKGILLFGPPGTGKTLLAKAVANESNANFISVKGPELLSKWVGESEKHVREMFRKARQVAPCVLFFDEIDSLAPRRGGGADSHVTERVVSQLLTELDGMEELKDVVVIAATNRPDIVDPALLRPGRIERHIYIPPPDKKARKEIFKIHLRGKPLADDVSIDELAEKTEGYSGADIEAVCREAGMLAIREALKPGLTREEAKELAKKIKITKKHFEKALEKVKPSLTKDDVKRYEQIIENFHKMYV from the coding sequence ATGGGTAAGAAAAGTGATGAGGTCACGCTCAGGGTTGCCGAGGCATATTACAGAGATGTTGGGAGAGGTATTGCGCGAATTGATCCTGAAATAATGGAAAAACTCGGACTCCAGAGCGGTGACGTGGTTGAGATTATAGGCAAGTCAACGGTGCCAGCGATAGTCTGGCCCGGCTATCCCGATGACAGGGGAAAGGGCATAATCAGAATTGATGGCAGCCTGAGAAACAACGCTGGAGTAAGCATCGACGATAAGGTCAGGGTAAGGAAGGTAGAGGCAAAACCGGCGGAGAAGGTTGTAATTGCCCCGACGGAGCCGATAAGGCTAATGGGTGGGGAAGCGTACCTTCTCAGACTGCTTGAAGGAAGACCCGTTACGAGGGGTCAGAAGATCAGGGTTGAACTCTTCGGTCACACGCTAACCTTCGTTGTCACATCCACAAAGCCTGCTGGAGTGGTCATAGTATCCCGCTCGACAACCATCGAGCTGAAGGACAGGCCAGTAGAGGAGGTAACGAGGGCAGTACCAAATGTAACGTACGAAGACATTGGAGGGCTTAAGAGAGAGCTCAGACTCGTAAGAGAAATGATCGAACTTCCGCTCAAACATCCCGAATTATTCCAGCGTCTCGGAATCGATCCACCAAAAGGCGTTCTGCTCTACGGCCCACCCGGAACGGGCAAGACGCTGATAGCGAAGGCTGTTGCCAACGAGGTTAACGCTCACTTCATCTCGATAAGTGGGCCAGAAATAATGAGCAAGTACTACGGCGAATCGGAGCAGAGACTTCGTGAAATCTTCGAAGAGGCGAAGGAGAATGCGCCATCGATTATATTCATCGACGAAATTGACTCGATCGCTCCGAAGAGAGAGGAAGTGACTGGAGAAGTTGAAAGACGTGTCGTTGCGCAGCTCCTCGCCCTCATGGATGGTCTCGAGGCAAGGGGTGACGTGATAGTAATCGCCGCCACCAACAGGCCTGATGCACTCGACCCAGCACTGCGAAGGCCTGGAAGATTTGACAGGGAAATCGAAATTGGTGTTCCTGACAGAGAGGGCAGGAAAGAGATTCTTGAGATCCATACGAGGGGCATGCCCCTTGCAGAGGATGTAAACCTCGATGAACTTGCCGACCACACTATAGGCTTCGTTGGAGCTGACCTCGAAGCCTTATGCAAGGAAGCTGCGATGCACGCGTTACGAAAGAGAATGGAGAAGGGCGAGATTGACATCGAAGCAGAGGAGATTCCGGAAGAGGTTCTTGAAAACCTGAAGGTCACAAGGGAGGACTTCCTTGAGGCGCTGAGAAACATAGAGCCCTCTGCGATGCGCGAAGTGCTTGTAGAAGTGCCAAAGATTCGCTGGGAAGATATCGGTGGCTTAGAGCACGCGAAGCAGGAGCTGAAGGAAGCTGTAGAATGGCCTCTGAAGTATCCTGAGGTATTCGAGACAGTGGACATCAAGCCTCCGAAGGGAATACTACTGTTCGGTCCGCCTGGAACTGGTAAGACTCTGCTCGCCAAGGCAGTGGCGAATGAAAGCAATGCGAACTTCATAAGCGTCAAGGGGCCGGAACTGCTGAGCAAGTGGGTCGGAGAGAGTGAGAAGCATGTCAGAGAGATGTTCAGAAAGGCAAGGCAGGTAGCACCGTGTGTACTCTTCTTTGACGAAATAGACAGCTTAGCGCCGCGCAGAGGAGGAGGCGCTGACAGCCACGTGACTGAAAGAGTTGTAAGCCAGTTGCTGACTGAGCTCGACGGAATGGAGGAGCTGAAGGACGTCGTCGTCATAGCAGCAACGAACAGGCCGGACATAGTCGATCCAGCATTGCTTAGGCCGGGAAGAATTGAGAGGCACATCTACATCCCGCCGCCGGACAAGAAGGCAAGGAAGGAGATATTCAAGATTCACCTGAGGGGCAAACCGCTTGCTGATGATGTAAGCATCGACGAGCTTGCCGAAAAGACGGAAGGCTACAGCGGAGCAGATATTGAGGCCGTCTGCAGGGAAGCAGGCATGCTCGCTATAAGGGAAGCTCTAAAGCCCGGACTGACGAGAGAGGAAGCCAAAGAACTTGCAAAGAAGATAAAGATCACAAAGAAGCACTTTGAAAAGGCTCTTGAGAAGGTCAAGCCGAGTCTGACGAAGGATGACGTCAAGCGTTACGAGCAGATAATCGAGAACTTCCACAAGATGTACGTCTAA
- a CDS encoding tyrosine-type recombinase/integrase, which yields MGPPRFELGSPAPKAEIERFTQNSAEIKVDERISREYIQYRFTKSKTDGGRYWITKIQKDLMEKTKGILSRRTLIEFQNWYMSEYNSYDVLHKYYTYTKSFLEYVYKTTGNPLARDLKEVLDKPQRPSKKINPILIREEDVKNVIRAIYNLPRDPHNSEIRDTYAKIKYIANVLFAAYTGQRPEATISKLTFQDFERALSRNPPMLWVPEEKDKESFPHWVPLHPVVVEWLRAVLDYRHLQQQKPRDDVVFPYNSIRKAFTRIDIKAVHTGRKITYSHLRKFFEQMCNNVLNIQLPDGRVVPAVHPGLRDYIMAHNTGSLDVQSYDGKLPSEIYEQYMAAWGKVNLVPEEVRLEELLKAINSN from the coding sequence GTGGGGCCGCCGAGATTTGAACTCGGGTCACCGGCTCCCAAAGCTGAAATAGAGCGATTTACACAAAATTCAGCAGAAATAAAGGTCGATGAGCGAATATCAAGGGAATACATCCAATACAGGTTTACAAAAAGCAAGACAGACGGTGGAAGGTACTGGATTACAAAGATTCAGAAAGACCTTATGGAGAAAACCAAGGGCATTCTGAGCCGCCGGACATTGATAGAGTTTCAGAACTGGTACATGTCTGAATACAACAGCTATGACGTTCTCCACAAGTACTACACCTACACCAAGTCTTTCCTCGAGTACGTCTACAAAACCACGGGAAATCCTCTCGCCAGGGATCTCAAGGAAGTCCTTGACAAACCCCAGAGGCCAAGCAAGAAAATTAATCCAATTCTCATTAGAGAAGAAGATGTTAAAAACGTAATCAGGGCGATTTACAATCTCCCCAGAGATCCACACAATTCGGAAATAAGGGATACCTACGCCAAGATCAAGTACATCGCAAACGTTCTTTTTGCAGCCTACACAGGTCAAAGACCCGAAGCAACCATTTCAAAGCTAACGTTTCAGGACTTTGAGAGGGCATTGAGCAGAAACCCGCCAATGCTGTGGGTCCCAGAGGAGAAGGACAAAGAGTCCTTCCCTCACTGGGTTCCTCTCCATCCTGTGGTGGTTGAATGGCTGCGGGCTGTTCTCGATTATCGGCATCTTCAGCAGCAAAAACCACGTGATGACGTTGTTTTTCCGTATAATTCCATTAGAAAAGCATTCACCAGGATAGATATCAAGGCCGTCCACACAGGCAGAAAGATAACCTACTCCCACCTTAGAAAGTTCTTCGAGCAGATGTGCAACAACGTCCTGAATATTCAGCTTCCTGATGGCAGAGTAGTTCCAGCAGTACATCCCGGATTAAGAGACTACATTATGGCACACAACACTGGCAGCCTTGACGTTCAGAGCTATGACGGGAAGCTTCCCAGTGAGATCTATGAACAGTACATGGCAGCGTGGGGAAAGGTCAACCTTGTGCCTGAAGAGGTCAGGCTGGAGGAGCTTCTCAAAGCCATCAACAGCAATTAA
- the hsp20 gene encoding archaeal heat shock protein Hsp20, whose amino-acid sequence MVWRRRKRDRDDIFDEFFGREFELFDEIFDRMMRDFDEIFRRAASGEIKPIVRGFSIRIGPDGKPEIREFGTKPEGVSQGIEERKPLIDVMETDEEVHVIAEMPGVNKDDIDVSASETSVEIKAEGENRKYYEVVDLPCEVVPDSAKARYNNGVLEIIFKKKYPKKEDRKKIKVE is encoded by the coding sequence ATGGTCTGGAGGAGAAGGAAGAGGGATAGGGACGACATCTTTGATGAATTCTTTGGTAGAGAGTTTGAACTCTTCGACGAAATATTTGACAGGATGATGAGGGACTTTGATGAGATATTCAGAAGAGCAGCAAGTGGCGAAATAAAGCCCATAGTCAGGGGATTCTCCATCAGGATTGGCCCTGACGGCAAACCAGAGATCAGGGAGTTCGGTACGAAGCCTGAGGGCGTGTCTCAGGGCATCGAGGAACGCAAGCCACTGATCGACGTTATGGAGACCGACGAGGAGGTGCATGTAATTGCAGAGATGCCTGGTGTGAACAAGGACGACATCGACGTAAGTGCATCCGAGACTTCCGTCGAAATCAAGGCAGAAGGTGAGAACAGGAAGTACTACGAGGTCGTAGACCTGCCGTGTGAGGTCGTTCCTGACTCAGCAAAGGCAAGGTACAACAACGGAGTGCTCGAGATTATCTTCAAGAAGAAGTATCCGAAGAAGGAAGACAGAAAGAAAATCAAGGTTGAGTAA
- a CDS encoding type II toxin-antitoxin system HicA family toxin: MKLPRISGEEAIKALVKAGWSVERQRGSHVVLYKEGTGIVVVPLHRELDRGTLRAIIKQSGMTVKEFAELL, encoded by the coding sequence TTGAAACTGCCAAGGATCTCTGGCGAAGAGGCAATCAAAGCTCTTGTTAAAGCTGGCTGGAGTGTTGAAAGGCAGAGAGGGAGCCATGTCGTTCTGTATAAGGAAGGGACAGGGATTGTTGTAGTTCCACTTCACAGGGAACTTGACAGGGGAACGTTAAGAGCGATTATAAAGCAAAGTGGGATGACTGTTAAAGAATTTGCGGAGCTGCTTTAG
- a CDS encoding multiheme c-type cytochrome produces MNSKVVLLLIAAAAAMLVYATPVITLFVGSHSTFNFDNNAESGVINVTVGSGSDEYCKQCHLRVWNELYSNPKAPHSDLSCETCHRYNGTGVKFAVINSTGAHPGRQAHAAYVPNCLECHWKTTPIRNIHGGISYAPAAAGFNLAYIPDNSRIPNYTIDVSRISYYAAHKRLIEYANDTLGDMNIGCLLCHTNYSKEISYTYHWNIDYSTLYWNFTSFSPNGTRTYTITAAKSTEFSGKHEFLPMDSINCSKCHENIYEGLINGTHAPIYRYVNPTKPGWSWYLTNLWGDIRFHARGVYDGYTSTYSLNTSLINNTYCKDCHYNPSVPDTAANKGLVHCAEKVSCLTCHGYGKTFDAYNAILNASAYSGPVGKTDPDDHENLLNQTATYARMYHGDVCMGCHEAAVHATKSKGGGGASGGCSRCHEWGNVDVYIESEPSGYAINQ; encoded by the coding sequence ATGAATAGTAAAGTTGTGCTCCTGCTGATCGCCGCTGCAGCGGCTATGCTCGTGTACGCTACACCAGTCATCACTCTTTTCGTAGGCTCACATTCAACCTTCAATTTTGATAACAATGCGGAATCAGGAGTGATAAACGTTACAGTTGGAAGCGGAAGCGACGAGTACTGCAAACAGTGCCATCTCAGGGTGTGGAATGAGCTGTATTCCAATCCAAAAGCTCCACATAGTGATTTAAGCTGCGAAACCTGCCACCGCTACAACGGCACCGGCGTGAAATTTGCTGTGATAAATTCAACGGGAGCGCATCCGGGAAGGCAGGCTCATGCGGCGTACGTGCCGAACTGTTTAGAGTGTCACTGGAAAACTACACCTATCAGGAATATACATGGCGGGATAAGTTACGCTCCAGCAGCGGCGGGCTTTAATCTGGCATACATCCCAGATAATTCACGCATACCGAACTATACAATCGACGTTTCTCGAATCTCATACTATGCAGCCCACAAAAGGCTGATTGAATACGCTAATGACACGCTTGGGGATATGAATATTGGCTGTCTGCTCTGTCACACGAATTATTCGAAGGAGATATCGTACACTTATCACTGGAATATCGATTATTCAACACTTTACTGGAATTTTACGTCCTTTTCACCAAATGGAACTCGCACTTACACCATAACCGCCGCTAAGTCAACAGAATTTAGTGGTAAACATGAATTTCTACCAATGGATAGTATAAACTGCTCAAAGTGCCATGAGAACATTTATGAGGGATTAATTAATGGAACTCATGCTCCGATCTATAGGTACGTTAATCCTACTAAACCTGGATGGTCTTGGTACCTAACTAATCTGTGGGGAGACATCAGATTTCACGCGAGAGGAGTGTATGATGGATATACGTCAACGTACTCGCTTAACACATCGCTGATAAATAACACATACTGTAAAGACTGCCATTATAACCCTTCAGTGCCTGATACGGCTGCAAACAAAGGACTTGTTCACTGTGCAGAGAAAGTCTCATGCCTGACGTGCCATGGTTACGGAAAAACTTTTGACGCATACAATGCAATACTAAATGCAAGTGCATATTCGGGACCAGTCGGCAAGACAGATCCTGATGATCACGAAAACTTGCTAAATCAGACTGCAACTTATGCAAGAATGTACCATGGAGACGTTTGTATGGGCTGCCATGAAGCTGCAGTGCATGCAACAAAAAGTAAAGGTGGAGGAGGGGCGTCAGGCGGATGCTCAAGGTGTCACGAATGGGGCAATGTTGATGTTTACATCGAATCAGAACCATCCGGATACGCTATCAATCAGTAA